The Magallana gigas chromosome 6, xbMagGiga1.1, whole genome shotgun sequence genome includes the window ATCCAGTTGATAAGTATCCAGTCGATAAATATCCCATGGATAAATACCCCGTTGACAAATATCCCATGGATAAATACCCAGTCGACAAATATCCTGTGGACAAATATCCAGTGGACAAATATCCAGTAGATAAATACCCAGTCGATAAATATCCAGTTGATAAATATCCGGTGGACAAGTTCCCCACTGATAAGTATCCCATGGACAAGTACCCCGTCGACAAGTATCCAGTTGACAAGTATCCGGCTGATAAATATCCAGTTGACAAGTATCCAGTTGATAAATATCCGATGGACAAGTACCCTGTTGACAAGTATCCAGTTGACAAATACCCAGTTGACAAATATCCAGTTGATAAATATCCAGTTGACAAATACCTAGTTGACAAATATCCAGTTGATAAATATCCAGTTGATAAATATCCAGTTGACAAATATCCAATGGACAAACAAAAGCCAAAATACGACAACACATTAGAAAAATACCCTGGTAAGTACGACAAATTCCAGAAATACGACAAATACCCAGGAAAGACACAAGATATCTATCCAGGCAAACTCGACAAGGGATTCGATAACTATCAAATGGACAAGAAAGGGAACGCATATCCTTCTAAATTAGACAAGACCTACGAACTTTACCCTACCAAAGGATACGACAAGGTCGCAGTTAGATTCGATGAGAGCGACAAGTACCCTATCGTCGACAAACTCATGAACATTTACCCCACCCAAGCAGACAAAATGATCGATAAATACCAACCCGTCGACAAGTACCAGCCAAAGTATGAGACCAGGCGGCCAGAGAAATTCCAGAAGGGATCTTACGACAAGTATGTACCTAAGccaaaatacaacaaaaaatctTACGACACTGGTAAATATAGCAATAAGCGTTACCAGAAGAAGTATGATTACAGCTCTAAGTACCCCAGGAAGTACGATTATCCTGAGCCGACCTCCCGTCCCGTGTACAGGAGACCCACGGTGACCGAGCCCAGCGTCAACCAACAGGAGTACTACGCCACCCAGCCTCCAGTGAACAGGAGGAGAAACGCACGCAGAATGCAGAGGCGCCGCCCCTCCAGAAGAAGGTCATCCGGGTACTAAACTCACCTCTTCACATTAGAGATCTCCACCATATTTAGTAAGtttaatttctctctctctctctctctctctctctctctctctctctctctctctctcttaatcaaaatacatttacagaACTTTTCGTTGATATTACTTTATGTTTTGTCGAAattattcttttgttttattctttgaCAGGCTGAGCGATGCGGTCAGCTTCCTGACTCGATACCGAACTGCCCCCACGATTTCTGACGACGTACTGTTTTGATATTTGTATAGTAATAAAATAACATGactctgaattattttttgctTTATGATACACAAAGGATCTACTTATTTCTGAACAAACCATATTCCATAGAATACCGCTTGTGGTGATTCCTTGATCCTCATCACCAAAAATAAACCAACAGGCTGTAGTATATATACCTGGTAACAAAAGTAAACATGCAAATAAATTTCTATGAACATTTCATAGCACAAAGGTAGCGTTAATTTTGACGAATAACTCATTGCTTTATTAAAACATCAAGATTTTGATATATCATCCCTTTTTCATCTGGCATGAAAAACACATAAGTTGAACGCGCAAATAACATAACCCAAAAACAATCTAATGGAAATTGCTCtaaataatttacatgtttCGATCCCACtgttattttaatgataaatcgATATGATTTGGTTTAAGAGCCGGGTTTTATACCGGTTCACAAATAAAGTTTTACAACtgaagaataaaaatgaaacacaaTACTGCCATGAAGTCTTTacatattttgacttttttttttcaataatcgaCATTGCTATCCAACATTTGTGATAGACTTAAACTATTAAAATAGATCTACAATGTATAATGCACGAACAGcaatacgtacatgtaattcatttaacaaaaaaaaattaaattgcattAATTACCTTCCGTTGTAACATTTTCTTACATCTCTGGGTGTTAACCttgaaatgaatataatataatgcAATCTATTCCACGTAAAAATTTCAACTGGAAACAAAATTGTACGGGTAGACAACAATCGGTGTCGTTCTTAGGACGTACAAGTACAAAAACTTGTAAAAGACTTGTTTAAATTAGAAAACTCTTAAGTTATAAATCTTTGTCAATCACTTAATAATTAATGTTAGTAATGAACGTTTTAAAAAGAGTGTTTATACGTCGACAAACGCCAACTTATTGGGGTTAAAAATTCCTCATATCTATTAAGCACAGTGTATTGGTGTAAAAATTAACAAGAGAACAATTAAAACgacatttatttgtagaaatttatattttttcatgaaaatgaaaactacacacaaaaaaaaactatacacAGAAAGGATAGAAAGAGAGATTATCGCCATTTGATAAACTTGAATATTAAGTAGTACTTTCAAGTCGTTGGGGGTAATTCAGTTTGATTTTGGTAACGATGAAAGGGAAGGGGTGTGTgatgaaaataatttctttttggacTTTCTGGGATTAATGACCTTGTtgttaatgtatttttgttatTCATCGTTATTCTTTATTCATgatgttattttgaaataagattctctgaatgtttgtttgtttatagcCACTGACCATCAATCTGTTTTAAACAattcataaatgtataataaacaggatgatattttcttgattttcaaCACCTGCTCAATGCCCAACATTCATTTCTGTCTTCTATTTAACGAGAATGTTTACTTCTTTTTGTAATGCAGTCTTTCCTTTGTCGGCCCTCCCATTCATTCTTATTTATTATGCATCACAGTCTAATGTTTGGATAATTACTTCAGAAATAGATTCATGCATAATACTCTTTCCGGCAACGTGTGTTTTATTGTGGGCCATACAGAGAGAAATTTTCATGCTCGCCATCCATCAGAACTGAAGAGCTCCGCCATCATGTTTAATTGTTCCCTACAGTATAAATTCTCTATAAGTCCATTTCAATCTAAGTCTGACTGTAGAACTTCACTGCCAAGGTAAGAGATTGTGGCCTTACCCTCAACGCGATCCCATAATCCTCTTTTCTCACTGAGCCCAAATTTATTGATCTTCGTGTTCATGATcaaaattgtttactttttttttttacatattgtatttattaatgttttatatgacttttatgtgattaaaaaaataaaaatcattttattaattttttattacgttgtttattcatatcaataataattatgatttttgttCTTCAGATTATGAGGGCTTTAATATTTCTACTCTTTCTGGCTCTTGTCGCCGGCCAAAATCCAGACATGTTTGGCGGCGATAACTTCATTTCCGGTGGACAAAAGTTTTCGTCAGACTTCAACAATGGTTTTGACCAAATGGGGAACGCTGGAGGGTTCCCAGCTGATTTCATCGGCAGTCCCGCCCGTGGCCTCGGTCCAGCGGCAAACGACTTCGGGCTGGACAACACTGGGTTAGGAGTGTCCGTTTTCGACGGAAATTCTCCGGATATGTCCGGAAGCTGGGGTTCTCAAGGAAGCGGATTTTCGTCTTGGGATAATGGTGGATTTGAATCCAACATCGGCCAGCCAGAAATCTTCGGAGGAGGCGGATCGGCTTGGAACAATATAGACAACGGTAATTCGAGATTTTCATCAGGAGGCTTAAATGATGTATCTTTCCGCGACAGCAGTAAACCAAGATTTGGATCCGGTGGCTTTAACGACATGTCTTTCCGCGACAACGGCCCCCAGAGGTTTAGGCCCCGTGGCTTCACTGATCCACAATCCCGTCCATCCATCCGCCGCAGAGGCAGACGAAGGCCGAGATACTGAGTCTCaatcgttcattattaacacatcataacaatgtatatatcatgatatggctgtttgaaataaatactggAAAACTGATgatttattatttgttatgaatgaatcaaaatgtaaacactTATTGCACATGCGTATGACTAACGTCGTTGTCAGACAAAAACTACCATATAAATAATGCATGCAACACTTTGCAATTTATTGCAGGCACGTATCATCAGTGGGAGGAGGGGTTGCCTGCGCCCCTCtactttttcttgcagcagacatttttcagtttatataaaattgaatcaTAGCGGAGTTGCCCCCCTTCTTTTGTGGGGAGGATATACGAAATGGAAGAGAGAAGAAAGAAATTAAGAATGAAATTGAATGTAAAAGAATACTATGTATCTTCCCCCTCTCCTCTCCGccttccaccccccccccccccgcactaCGGATTATGATTTTCTTTGCTTGTCAGGATATTTTGGATGagattgcccccccccctctcaaTTTAAAAACGACGCTTTGTGCCTGTATTGGATAATTAAGCACTGGACAAACACATCAAATTTAACTCAAAATGTTGTATAGCAAGAGGCCCATGGCCTATATTGCTGACTGAGCAAtaatgacaaaatgaaaaactcCAACTCAAGCAACTTAACGAAGTCAAATACAATTCAGGGACGGCGCGTGTTTTATATTCGTTTCACCAATACCAATGAGCAAATACGTTTGTTTCTATCTTATCTGTCagaatgttaatacatgtatatacatgtatagatttgCAATCATCCTCTATTTACCCATTTGACGTCACGATATAGgtatcaattttaattatcCTCAGAGGGAAGTAAAATGATAGCGATTACTTTCATTAAAAAGGCTGGTGTTTTCGCAATCACCATCTGTTTCATGATTTAATGTAATTTCATAATCCAATTCCTACTCCCTTAATAAATGTTTATCTATAATTGCGTGATCCCTGAGGTCCACgaagaaaatatataaacgAGGTTACACCGGattctatgggaaaaattaagTTTGCGCATGAGCAAGCCTGGTCTTCATTTGATTAACGTTAGCTCTCtaagtttcataaaaaaaaattattttgctccaacttcaatttttttaaatattcctaCACAACTGGATACGGCGTTTTCTATTGACTTCTGACACAGTGAGGGTCTTTCTTTACTTTATGTCTGTTGATTCAATGAGAATAGaatctttgaatttttattataaaaatattttgggagCATGTTGATTGAAATTATCCACAATTTCACACAGAGTTTGTCGGAATCAAAATTCTGTCGCCCCTCTCATCAATCAGTTTTTTGCTTCCAATTTTTCCAGTTAATTTCCATATTTTtccatcaattttatttttcacaagcctgaaaattgtagatttatCCATAGCAAATATTTTTGccaatttatattgtttttcaactgaattatacaaatctatatagccatttttcttTGCTCCTCCAACATTCCCTGTCGTTTGCCCGCCATCAAGAACAATGACATTACTGGAGAGTTAAAACAAGGGGGACAAATGAGATCACACTCCCTTATCATTTTTCCAagcatcattttaatataaaaaaataaaaatgagtaGAAAAATGTTTGGTGAAAAGTTGCATCAATTATAGTACGTCATTGTACATGTTCCTTTTAtagattggtcgaaaccttcaaccaaagaaaaatcacggactgcacgaaataatcatgatgatgtcttCTCATAGAAGATGATTTCAAATTGACTGTTTCTTGTATCTAACGCACTGATGTGTATTAGCAACAATTTAGTAACTTACTTTTTTACGGTCAATTTATTAggaagaaaaatgtaaatataaacaataaaatgctttaattcatgcaattaattattttttttctgcaatgtcacaaCCTTTATattccgcatgaatcaccaaagaaagcattttaatgttaaaatgtcaaaaatagaTAACTGTTAAGAACAATGAAAGTATTTCAACAAACTGTAATGTTCataacaagaaaaaaagttttatttatatctaacaatatgaaattaattagtTTATCCACAGAAGACGACATCGTACTCGGACTGTCTCCCTCCGGCTCCACGGCAGGTGAACGTACTCTTGTGGTCGTCGTAGGCGTAGCTGTAGGCCTGTGGACAGGCGTTCTTAAACGTCTGGGCGTATGAGAAGTTTGGACATGTCTGTGGCGTGTTATGTGCTCCACTACAGCAGTATTCGGGGTTACCAAAGGCCAGGCATGCGCTCTTACAAGCCACGACTCCACCGGTCCCGTACAACTGCATTCCGCTAGGACAAATGGCGTTAACGTTGGTATAGCAGCCAGCAGAAGAGCAATAGTATGCTCCCGATTGCCCTTCGGTAGTTCCGGCTCTGGGGCGCATGCTCATAGGAAGATTAAAACCATCAACCAAACTGATGTCGTAAAAGTCTTGGTTTCCGGCACCGTCAAAGGTGATTTCTGCTAGAGTAACGGGGGGCACGCCTCCTGCACCGTTACAATGGAGTCGTCCTCCGCCACAGTCTCCAGTCTCACATCGAGATCCGCCACATCCGGTACGTCCCCACATTCTTCCGGACCAGTGAGCTGGGAAGTTTACACTGTGGCTTTGtccatgaaaaagtttaaaTCCGCcttaaatttgattgaaaatattgatttgttatatttgattgaataattacatgtattcattgtaaaaagaattattattatcattattattattactatcattattattattattattactacTATTTAATAATCATATTATTTCAATTGTTAGTATTTGCGTTTCcatgataaacatttttatttgccCGACCTTGATCAGGATTACTGTTGCCGAGGATTCCGACCCAAATTTCTTTGTTGCAGTTGTTTCTATAATGGATTCTGTGTCCGCTGCAAACAGCGACCAACGCCAGGAAAACCAAGGACTTCATGGCTATCTGATGTCgaatatcaattttcataaaatttatcagGATATCAGTACTgcatttccctttttttttacatgaaattgaTTTGTAGAATCTAAGAATTTAATTATGCTAGTTGttctataaaaaaataagatcgTCATGTGTTGCATGTAAGATAAACGTTGGACCTTATCTAGAACATTGTTTATCTAAGAGCCTAAAACTAGACCCTTCCCGTTCTTTGTTCTGCatgtaatgtaaatgtaaatcaaaGTTGCATAATgcaaacatatattcaaatttagTAACTCTGCATCCAGCTGATTTTAATTAGATAATTAATACGTGTCTACCACTAAGCTGGAATTTGATTTTTGTCttacataaaaatgtttttaaatattaacaatttatcATCGTGTTTATAAGAATGATAACTGAataagaaatattacaaaatcgtataattttctttttaatacagtgttttcttaaaattaattgtacatcgtttatatgaaaatcataacaCTAAATTTTGAGCACCGACAAATGCATAGAAATGTATGCAATTCTTGtcttaaattgcattaaaatactttgaaataagatttaaacttcaaatttaagaaaaaaaattattcacttGGATTTCTTGAATACGTTAATTATAGCAAAAGACagaattcaaaattcatttcccaTCATATGAAATGAAtcaaacgtaaaaaaaaaattaaattaaaaatgaagaaacaaaaaatattatttttttcaaagtttttttctgtaAGTTATGGTCGGTGGATCCTTACCTTGTTCATGAGATTGAGAATAAGTGGAACAACACAGTGTTCCTGCTTATATAATCACAGACGGTTAAATCTGGGGACTGTACGAGTTCTTTATCTCCAAATGTTAACTGTGAGGACAGTCTCAGCTTCGTCTTTGAGGTAGTAATATATCTTATCTATGATATAATGTGTGGTGAATTAATTGTTTTACTTCCATAAGATTGCTAGGTTGTAACAGGATTCTGGTTTTAATAAATTGTAGACCTTTCACACTAAAATAgggtttattttataaataaagcaATTTATGTTAATCCTCGTATATTATTAGCTCAACCgggctgaaagctcaagtgagcttttctaatcaaaatgcgtccgttgtctgtcgtcgttggtGTTGGCGTTGGCGGTGtgtcgttgttgtaaatttttcacatgttcatcttcttctccatcACCACtaggcagatttcaaccaaacttggcacaaagcatcactgggtattcaagtttgttcaaatgaagggccacgccctttttttttaaagggagataatttagacttattaaaaatttgttggtatttttcaaaaatcttcttctcaggaactattaggccagaaaagctgtaacttgtatggaagtatcctcaggtagtgtaaattcaagtttgttcaaatcttggtccctgggggtagggtggggccacaatgggggaatgaatttttacataagaatgtatagagaaaatctttaaaaatcttcttctcaaaaactatttggccagaaaaacttaaacttgtgtgatggcatcctcaggtagtgtagattcaagtttgttcaaatcatggtcctcgggggtagggtggggccacaatggggagggggtcaagtttaacatatgaatatattgagaacatctttaaaaatcttctttaaaaaaaaaactattaggccagaaaagctcaaattggagtggaagcatcctcaggaagtgtaaattcaagttttttcaaatcatggtccccgggggtaggatggggccacaatgggggggggggggtcaagttttacatagaaaaatattgagaaaatcttaaaaaattttctttttaaaaactattaggccaggaaagttCACATtagagtggaagcatcctcaggtagtgtagattcaagtttgttcaaatcgtagtccctgggggtagggcagggccacaatgggggaatggatttttacatagaaataattagagaaaatctctaaaaatattcttctcaaaactattaagcctggaaagttaaaatttgagtggttgcaatactgctgttgtcataggcaaaattcaatcgtgagccctggaccggtaaatgtcctagtaaaaataaactggcgatttagagagaataatgacgtatatctccgctattttaagacccatcaacttgaaattcagcatgagtgtatctcagacatcaCTTTTCTTAAAACTTCATGCATATTGCGAATGTTTtagatatttattgatttattaggctgttgaagcgagctggtagttttttatctgggtcagagttcgacccctttctttatttatggttacattgaaaatgatgtttaaacgggcttggcccctgtgtcaagatattttgattttgatactgtaatgctaatttggtCAGAGTTAaaggctattgttgctcaggtgagcgatgtggcccctgggcctcttgttattatgTCTTTAGTTATTTCTTCATATATATACCGTGTTTAATTTAGTTGTTAAATTTTTACGAGGAATTGCATAATTTTTCACTGTTGTACATTACCGTTTATTTCCGGTCTTTTtctaatatgcaaattttatgAGCGATCACTCTAGGGGAAGCTGCACAGAAATTGTTGATCTTATGTAAGGTCAAATTTGTAATACAGAGTCGTCCCTGCGTAGTCCAAAGtgtttgattgaaaattacttCACTGTATCACAGCATGAGGTTTTTCAGGggataaattttcatatttttattttataaatatatattaagatattcaaatgatttaatatgtaataaacaaattgatatttttttccctaGGTTGTCACAATTCAATGGGACTGGAATATATGCAAATTAGTTTTGCTTTATGGTTAAAATTGTACttcccattttttttaaaggagtcttttaaaaaattaatattatactAAACTTAAATAAGTAAACTGAAATAGACTTAATGCGGTCGTATCACCGCACGGAACCGTGCATCCGTCT containing:
- the LOC105318618 gene encoding uncharacterized protein, encoding MNKIAMKSLVFLALVAVCSGHRIHYRNNCNKEIWVGILGNSNPDQGGFKLFHGQSHSVNFPAHWSGRMWGRTGCGGSRCETGDCGGGRLHCNGAGGVPPVTLAEITFDGAGNQDFYDISLVDGFNLPMSMRPRAGTTEGQSGAYYCSSAGCYTNVNAICPSGMQLYGTGGVVACKSACLAFGNPEYCCSGAHNTPQTCPNFSYAQTFKNACPQAYSYAYDDHKSTFTCRGAGGRQSEYDVVFCG
- the LOC105318599 gene encoding uncharacterized protein, which gives rise to MLSIVVSLLFLSSTLCQRQCDPRDPNCVDAFQVAGDNFGGAIAAEIPYNNVADAGFPNAPNTFDTVAVVGFDNFDSGPGMPQVQGIEVVGQPFDVQSDFGPVPRGVNIIETRAFDNDENQAIIIDTRGPVDQRPMNNDLQNYQPKMDKKMDIYPGQMDKKMDIYPGQMDKKMDMYPGKIDKKMDVYPANFDKYPVDKYPMDKYPVDKYPVDKYPMDKYPVDKYPMDKYPVDKYPVDKYPVDKYPVDKYPVDKYPVDKYPVDKFPTDKYPMDKYPVDKYPVDKYPADKYPVDKYPVDKYPMDKYPVDKYPVDKYPVDKYPVDKYPVDKYLVDKYPVDKYPVDKYPVDKYPMDKQKPKYDNTLEKYPGKYDKFQKYDKYPGKTQDIYPGKLDKGFDNYQMDKKGNAYPSKLDKTYELYPTKGYDKVAVRFDESDKYPIVDKLMNIYPTQADKMIDKYQPVDKYQPKYETRRPEKFQKGSYDKYVPKPKYNKKSYDTGKYSNKRYQKKYDYSSKYPRKYDYPEPTSRPVYRRPTVTEPSVNQQEYYATQPPVNRRRNARRMQRRRPSRRRSSGY